cgaaactgggatatcagaatctactgtaatttgtcctgtgcggcaatcaacagtagcaccacatagcttcaagaaatcgagtcccagaatgacgtcgtgcgtagtatgagggagaacagcaaactccgcgacaaagttctggcatgccaaactaacagtcacagtgcagacaccaacaggttgtaacacctctccgctcactccacgaaacgtatcaggacggtcccaacgaaacataacctttcgtccaagaaggcgggtgaaaagtaaactcatcactgacacgcttgcacctgtgtccaccaacgccatcgtcggtacaccatcgataagcactcgaaccttatttctaagcatgggagctaacggaggtatatctgttgaaatcgaggaatgtccggcgacctcacctccaacggccgcgccggctagttttccgtaagaggcgaggagtggcggcgccgaggagacggtgatcggttggcgcgaggggcaggtggtggtgtcacactgcggtcagaggccggagattggtttcgtagcggtcctgggatctcgtaagacgcgcttcccgggaatgtcggtgctcgggtaaggccagaacggttaaatctcggtgatcggtcgtaccttggcggctgccggtagttgcaatacctggcaatgtgtccttcgaagccacagttgtagcagactggtagaggacgctcgctgaaccaatgctgagaccgctcagctgtgaagggtcggtgacgagcttgctgagcgggggctgcccacctctgtgtggaggggccgtgccgaaggcgttggccatatcgctggtcggccgcgaatgagtcacgacgtggcctcggatttccaatttcgctgatgtctgccacacataacgatggtggcaaaggagctgatggtgccgccgtgtagtagggtggattggtaggtggatgaggaatggtttcgtcgaccctgccaccttgtcgctgcagctcttcacgcaaaattgcccgaatagtagccgcaaggtcggtgggcgggctcacgtcgaagCTGGCAAccattgtcacatttgccagcctaccaaatttcggggcgatgcgacgagtcttcaatttttcaaacgtgcggcattggcgttggacgtcggaggcagaggtgaggtcatccctgcctatcagaaaattgtaaacgtcttccgctatgcctttcaataggtgtccgaccctgtcttcttcggacatctgcgggtttataatcttgcaaagcttaaggacgtcctctatataagcagtgcaggtttctccggGAGTCTGGGttcttccagcaagagtccgctccgcgcttttcttttttgagtcggagtcaccaaaacacttcttgagttcttgagcaaaaagagcccatgttgtcaagggctcttcgtggttttcataccacatcagtgcagtgtccgtgagaaacagcgcgacgttttgaagctgatcgatagagttccagtgattgtaccggctcacccttttgtagtgcgttagccacgcgtccacatcttctcctgccattcccgcgaacgggcggggttccatgtagtgatgccgaGGTGTAGTCAGTGTAGATTGgcgcgaagtcgaggcggttgcttcctgaccttcgctctgggtcatgacgactgttgtcggcggcagaccggcaagacgacggctccggcgaactccgaacagctgtggctccgtggtacgtcgacgtgtcatccccggcacctccaccactctgttacgcctacgaggggtttattcgaagcagacgtaacggtcgactcgacggtataccgcagtgaacgcgaagaagcgagctcttgccacgaaccgaacgtcgtcttcttctgctaccaccatgttccccgctacacaggtgcacatacctaaattacacatgtggtaacaatataatAGTCCTTGTCAGCTGGGTTCGTACCCCACTGCGCGAGTTCTTGCGGTTGATTTCTTTGGAAATGTGGTGAAGCCTGATTGTTATATACAGGTTGGCAATCTTTTTCGCCAAAACGTAGATGTGATTGTCGAGTGGATCGCAGTCCAACAGATGAGGCTCTAACTCAGAAAATAATGCTTGTTCAAACACCTCCGTTAACACCTCTACCATACGGCGATCACTGTTTGCATGCAACGATTTGAGGTCCTTACATTGAACCTGTAGAGCACGAAGCCCTTTCTCCACAGTGTGGCAGATCTTCAAGACGTCTTTCGATGGCGCCACCAGACCACCGTTTGTTTTCACAGCTGTTAGTGGTGGCAGCTCACTAGAGAGCAGTGCAGAGCAGCATTCATCGCAAGATGTGCCACCATAGACTTTCCGTGCCACAAATCCTGCTATATATGGCACTACTGCGCCGACAACAGGCGAAAGGCTTGTGGGGAAGTCCACTCGCTGGGTGCAATCGTTATCATCGTCGGGTGGCTGCAACAGTGATGATCGTCTTAATGACGCCAAAGACGTTGGTGACTCAACAGGGCTTACGTCGCTTGAGGGACAGAGATAAGTCACAATATCCCGAGAACAGTTTCCAGCCTCTGATGATGCGACCTCTGTTCTAATAAGAAGACGCTTGTAGGCAGCTGTAAACTGGCAGGCAGTGGGGTTGTTGTTATAGCCGCCCTTTCCTCTTACGCAACCAAAAAATGTTTCCAggtggtcttgagacattttgTGGGTGAGCAAGTACTGCAGCTTCCCTGTTGCCACAAGCCTATCGAAGAGTGCTGTGACACTGCGCATACAGATCAGGAGTCCCACAAATTTGGGACTCCTGATCTCCTAAAAGTTGCTTCAAAGACCTCAAGGCCTTTTTCTGACAAAAGTTTCCTCTCTTTTAGCTCCTTGATCAAATTTTCTGACGCATCACACCGCTCGCTTAGCCTTCTTTTGGATTGCTGCAGTGTCTTAACTTTCTTCTTTAGTTGGAGAACCTCATGTGCAGACTCCTCTGCCTTGAAACGGTACCAATCCTTCGCCGGCGAAGAAGGCTCAGATggcatttcaaccgctgcctcagCACTGACGACAGGTGACAGCGCAGTCCGACCCTTAGGGGCCTCTCGCTTTCTTTTcacctgcaagaaaaaaaaaatcagttatgCTTCAAAGTTCAGAAGCCGGGTATAATGGTCCCACCCACTGCTTAGACTGACTAGGAACGGGATTACTACCTCGGGGATCTTTTTATAGTTTCGGTGCGGAAGTTTAGCGTGTCAGTATTTATGCacgcacagtgaaaaaaaaaaaaaaagttggacaagTAAGTGTACGTGACGTGCGCTTTGTCAGAGAGTGGTGTGATTTTGAACAGCACGTAGGAAACGAGAAACTGTGCCTACACATTCGTAAATCTATAGCCTATTTACCGTAACGAAAATGTACATTCGTGATGGTACTCACTGGTTTCTGGAGATGCGCAGGGAACGTAGGAAAAATGGTAGGAATGCTCCCTGGTCGCAGTCTGGTCGTTTGGCCCGTCCTGTCCAAGCAGTTGGCTTCAAAGTGCTCCGAGCAGAGAACGTCCGCATTCTTAGGCTCCCAGCCATCCCTTCGAACAGCACGCTGCCATGCGTCACGCAGCGTCTTGTCTTTCGGAAACCTGCGGTACCACACGCACAAAATAGGTTATTCAACTTCTACTCGCCAGCTGAAAAATGCTAATGAAAGTAAGTTTTCAGCTGAAACCGCGCTTCTCGAATGAGGTAGCGCGCCGAAGGAGACAAGCGATTGAAAGCGCTCTTTCCCGcgtacttacacgtgaaaagtgattcTTGGCTTCTGCTTCGCACGATTAGTGCAGCCGAAGGCGACACACGAGCTCACCATAACGTCCGGAATCGTGTCAACTTCCTTTAGAACTGCACAAAATCCGCACAGAACAAAAGAACGAGGGACAAACGCGACAACTGTTGTTCAGTGGCGCGAACGGCGGGGGCCCAAACGACCGACGGCACGTCTTTTGCCTGGAGCAACATGGCGGCCGTCGGCGCCACCAGAGGGCAGGCGTTTCTActccaaaaactttttttttttttttttgaacctcCTTGGTGTTGAGCCCTCCGCACCCGCTGGAGCAGCCTCCCAATCCTCTGCAACGCCGCTGCCCTGCGAAGCAAAGGCTACAGGCGGGGCGGTCGACGAATTCGTCCGCGCCTTGCACTCTGAGGGGCCATGATCGCCACCGCAGTGCTAGCATTGGCCGGCGCACTGGGCGTCACCAAAGAGCATAATGCCGTCGCTGTTGAACGGCTTAGGTCGTGACAGGACCCAACGGCTAAAGGagctacagctattgtcacaaaACAGGGACGTGTTTTTTTCACTAGTTTTACGCATAAAATTTTAATGTCCCCACAAACTTCGTCAGAAACTTTAATATCCATTTTCAGCCACACGTAATGTTTCAACTGGGCCCGTCGAACCTTTAACTCGTAGTATGCGTAGGTTTTATATCAAGCGATAAAGTATACTTAAAGTTGAAACGGAAACTAACTCGCACGATTGTTTCTCGTAGGTGGAGAACGGGCGCGCCGCGGTTTCGCGGACggcactgacttttttttttccgcctTATGGTTGTTGCCTGAAACAATCCTCGGCGGCTTATTAACAGTCTCCGAGCCAGCAACAACGAACAGTATACGTGGGTCTCTTCGACTGACACGTGAAAAACTGCTCGAGAGGCGGCCAAACGTAATTGCTCATCGTCTTGGTTCCCGCGTGGTGCGTCAAGCGCTGTTTGCAACGCACACCTTCGACACTGTGCagagattcgctcgcaggatttcaagctggacggttgtgccctcgcgatctccgacatcagcgtagctcccgccgtctggttcgccctccgcggtctcctgaccaacgtttatagatataTACTTCAGTTTCGAAACTCCGCCGCCGAAGCCGGGCGCGTCTTACTCCTAGGGAGTGTGAGGGCGCTGCGGTCGACTTTTGCGCGGTGCCGACGGGCCGGCCGGTGCACGCAAGCGTTTCGGTGTGCCAGTGGCCATGGTTTTCTGGGTCGTGCTGTGGGGTTGCTCgttgtttttttctcgttttgtgGTTGTGAACTGTGTATGTGCTGTTAGTGAGTGACTGCCGATAGATTtgctcgttgttttcttctcgttttgAGGTTGTGAACTGTGTTTGTGCTGTGAGTGAGCGACTGTCGATGATAGATTTGCTCGCTGTTACGAACAGTCAACAAAGTCGCCGGCGTTCAAGGCCAGCCGCTCTCCCCCACGAAGTGCTGTCCGATTCCTCGCCGTGTCCCAGGCTTCACATGTGAAATGCCATAACATTCAGCCAACATGCCGACGTGTTTTGTGCCTGGGTGCACAAGCGGATATAGGAGTAACCCCGAAAAGCGGCACTTTTTTGCCCCACCGTCGGACCCCGAGCTTCTTGAGAGGTGGCGAAGGGCCATTCCCCGCGCTGATAAGTTGCTCAGCAAAACATGCAAGGTGTGCGACGTTCACTTTCAGCCGGCAGACATCACGAAAACATATAAGCATATCATCAATGGTGAAGTGGTGGAGGTTGAGCGGGGTGCATGGGCTCTGAAAAGTGGTGTCGTTCCGACGCAATTCCCGAACTTACCCAGCTATCTGTCTTCTGCACGGAAGAGGCGGCGGTCGCCGAAAAAGAGAGTAAGTGCTTGTCGGCGTGCAGAGACTGTGTCTTGCCACCCACCTCCCGAAGAGCCAAATGAGCTTCCGAGTCATTGCGAGAGCACTGATCTCGCGTACATTATCGAGAACAGTGCCTCACTGCGGCTACCTCGGAATTGGCAGTTGTCAATTGTGGAAGATGAGCCAGAGAACAGCCGGCAAGCAGTTTTCTACGAGACAGGGATGAGCGCAGGTGTTTTCTCTATCATGAAGAGCGTTGTGATACGAGAAAATCTTACGTACGTTATTTCAGCCAACGGAAAACTGCTGCACGAGTCGCTTGTTGACGTGCGGGCACGCTCCCAGAAAGACGTTGAAGCGATAGTGCAAATTGTGCACAGTATGAAATTCTGTCTTGGGTGCACCCGCAGTGAGGTCAGCGGTTCCGGAAAATCTGCAGAAGGAAGTGAAGCTGTGCACCACAAAGACTGTACAGTTTTGACAAATGCTGACAAAGGAATGTGTGCCATGTGTGTTGGCGTGGCAAAAATACTGAAGAAAAAGGCTCTGTCAAAGCAGCCGAGGAAAAATGTGGCTGTTGCAGCCAGCATACTCAGAAAGCGTCTCATACGTGCCACTGCTGCCAGAGAGCGCAAAAAGGCTGAAGTCCAAAGACTGAGCATTAAGCTGAAGAATGCTTTTGTAAATACTGTTGATGACATTGTGAAAGACTTGCCTGAGCCTCAGAAAATGGCCCTGCGTGCTGCCATAATGCAGCAAGCAGCTAAGTCGCCACGTGGCCACAGGTACACGACAGAGTGGCTCATGGTGTGCTTGCTGCTGAGACTAACGAGCCCCAAGTGCTACAGGACGCTCTCTGATATGAAGGTTCTTCCCCTTCCTAGCATTAATCGCCTCACACAGTTGCTCAGGGGTCTGCCATGCGAATATGGCATGAATAAATTTGCCTTGGAGTCTATCAAGCTTCATATGAATGGAAAGCCAGAGCACCATACATATGGCTCAATCATCATCGATGAGATTAAACTGAGAGAGACCACAGAGTTTAACAGAACATCTTACAGCTTTGATGGTTTTGTCAATTACGGGGACGTATCCAGCACAAACTCAGATGAGCTGGCAGATCACGCTTTGGTTGTGATGTTTAACCCAATGTTCGCACCATGGATTCAACCAGTTGCAGCATATGCAACTAAAGGAGCGGCACCTGGCTGGATTTTAGCTAAGATTGTAATAAGTACAGTTTTGCAGCTCCATCAGTATGGCGCAAAAGTGCTGGCAGTCATCAGTGATGGTGCCGGGAGCAACAAATCCATGTGGACACACCTCGGTGTCAACGGCAAGCCTGAAGACCCCAAGTGCAAGATTGAACATCCTTGTCTACCAGATGCATCCCTGCACTTCATTTGTGATGTTCCCCACATAATGAAGTGCATTAGAAATCATCTGATGAAGCACAAATATGCCCAGGTGAGCTAGGATAAAAAAATCTCACCACTCTCTTTCTCAACCATACACATTGCGGCCGTACTCTGTTTTCTAAGTTGCCTCCCTTGAATTTATTTCAGATAGGAAACAACCAAGTAAGCTATGAGCATTACGTGCGGCTGTATGAGGctgaaaagaaagcaaacattcgAGTTGTTCCAAAACTCACCGAGTACCACGTTAAACCCCAGGCACTCCAGAAAATGAATGTCCGTTTAGCCACTCAGGTACTGTACTTCAATAAAATTTTCTACCTGTCCCGCATACAAGGTCCCATTTCTTGTTAAGTAAGTTTCTGTTGAGTGCGTCATTTGCACATTATGGTCGTTTCCTTCCTTCGCAGCTTTTCAGCCGAAGTGTTGCTATTGGCTTGAAGGTGTACAGGCAGCTGAAAGTTCCTGGCTTCAGTGACAGTGCCGGAACTGAAGCATTTACGAAACTTCTGAATGATGTTTTCGACATCCTCAATGCCAAGGTCCCAGCAGCTGGAATCAGACGAGACTCTCCCAAGATTAAGGTAAGCTATCTAGATCTCTGCACTTGATACTTTTCAAGTTAGCACTGAAGCTACATTGCCACAACAGTGTTGCTTCtagttttctttttatgcttttgaAGTGCACTTTGACCAATGTTCTCATGAACTGCTTTGCAATTTTAATATGCTTGCAGGTCTTGGCAGACTTTTTGAAAATGATGAATGACACTGAATCAATCCGAAATTTGAAGCAGTTTGCATCCACCCAGACAATGGAATCTTTTTGTGTCACCCTCATGTCAGTGCTCTCTTTATATGAGTTCCTACACAGCCGGGGTGTCAGTTACGTGCTTACAGCAAGCTTGAATCAAGATCCCCTTGAGGTAATATAGCTTTTGTATATTGATACGGGGCACTATTAACaccatttatttttttgcagagGTTCTTTGGACTTGTCAGATCA
This genomic interval from Rhipicephalus microplus isolate Deutch F79 chromosome 10, USDA_Rmic, whole genome shotgun sequence contains the following:
- the LOC142774675 gene encoding uncharacterized protein LOC142774675 isoform X1, whose translation is MTRRRTTEPQLFGVRRSRRLAGLPPTTVVMTQSEGQEATASTSRQSTLTTPRHHYMEPRPFAGMAGEDVDAWLTHYKRVSRYNHWNSIDQLQNVALFLTDTALMWYENHEEPLTTWALFAQELKKCFGDSDSKKKSAERTLAGRTQTPGETCTAYIEDVLKLCKIINPQMSEEDRVGHLLKGIAEDVYNFLIGRDDLTSASDVQRQCRTFEKLKTRRIAPKFGRLANVTMVASFDVSPPTDLAATIRAILREELQRQGGRVDETIPHPPTNPPYYTAAPSAPLPPSLCVADISEIGNPRPRRDSFAADQRYGQRLRHGPSTQRWAAPAQQARHRPFTAERSQHWFSERPLPVCYNCGFEGHIARYCNYRQPPRYDRSPRFNRSGLTRAPTFPGSASYEIPGPLRNQSPASDRSVTPPPAPRANRSPSPRRRHSSPLTEN
- the LOC142774675 gene encoding THAP domain-containing protein 2-like isoform X2: MVSSCVAFGCTNRAKQKPRITFHVFPKDKTLRDAWQRAVRRDGWEPKNADVLCSEHFEANCLDRTGQTTRLRPGSIPTIFPTFPAHLQKPVKRKREAPKGRTALSPVVSAEAAVEMPSEPSSPAKDWYRFKAEESAHEVLQLKKKVKTLQQSKRRLSERCDASENLIKELKERKLLSEKGLEVFEATFRRSGVPNLWDS
- the LOC119178563 gene encoding uncharacterized protein LOC119178563 — its product is MPTCFVPGCTSGYRSNPEKRHFFAPPSDPELLERWRRAIPRADKLLSKTCKVCDVHFQPADITKTYKHIINGEVVEVERGAWALKSGVVPTQFPNLPSYLSSARKRRRSPKKRVSACRRAETVSCHPPPEEPNELPSHCESTDLAYIIENSASLRLPRNWQLSIVEDEPENSRQAVFYETGMSAGVFSIMKSVVIRENLTYVISANGKLLHESLVDVRARSQKDVEAIVQIVHSMKFCLGCTRSEVSGSGKSAEGSEAVHHKDCTVLTNADKGMCAMCVGVAKILKKKALSKQPRKNVAVAASILRKRLIRATAARERKKAEVQRLSIKLKNAFVNTVDDIVKDLPEPQKMALRAAIMQQAAKSPRGHRYTTEWLMVCLLLRLTSPKCYRTLSDMKVLPLPSINRLTQLLRGLPCEYGMNKFALESIKLHMNGKPEHHTYGSIIIDEIKLRETTEFNRTSYSFDGFVNYGDVSSTNSDELADHALVVMFNPMFAPWIQPVAAYATKGAAPGWILAKIVISTVLQLHQYGAKVLAVISDGAGSNKSMWTHLGVNGKPEDPKCKIEHPCLPDASLHFICDVPHIMKCIRNHLMKHKYAQIGNNQVSYEHYVRLYEAEKKANIRVVPKLTEYHVKPQALQKMNVRLATQLFSRSVAIGLKVYRQLKVPGFSDSAGTEAFTKLLNDVFDILNAKVPAAGIRRDSPKIKVLADFLKMMNDTESIRNLKQFASTQTMESFCVTLMSVLSLYEFLHSRGVSYVLTASLNQDPLERFFGLVRSFGGDEDHPTVTNFGQLFRLLSLYTPVKLAVKGNCEGGNDQVLLSAFDSLGEKRREALQKKKRSQGRGVEATETHTIP